In the Leptospira inadai serovar Lyme str. 10 genome, CACCGGAGTGCCGACCAGAATATCCGAACCCGTCGGAGCAGAAGTGACTACGTTACCCGAAACGAAGGAACTCGTCCCGCTCGGCGCCGACCCGTTATTGCATTCGCAATCCACGGAATTCGTGTACTTAATCCCGCTCGGTCCCGCATAGGTCGTCTTACTGACTTGGTTTCCGTTGACCGTCGTGGTCGTCGTACTCGCCGTACATTGATTCCCGCCTAACAAAACCTTATACGAGGCCCCGTTCCCGGTAAATTGCCAATTAATACCCAGATTGCTCGTGGCATTCAAAACCTTATTCGCAGGAGTAAAACCGTTGACCTGAATATTCGGCCGAGAGGAATCGATTACATAAACCGCAGTCCCCACGCTGGAAAGATTTCCGGCCGGATCCCGGGCCACAAAATTCAAAGTCGTATTGCTAGTCAGTGCGATAGCGCTCGCGTTCGCCGGAGGATAGGACAGACCGTTGGAAATGGCTCCCGTCAAGGAATTGATCCCGGGATTGCTGCCGTCCATCGTATACGCCACCACGTACCCGCTCGCAATCCCGCTATTATCAGCATAGTTCAACTGAACGTTAATCGGAGACACGCCGTCGTACCCGTAACCCCCGGCACCGGGACTGGCCGTAATCGTGGGAGCGATATCGTCCCGGGTGATTGCAAACGAATTCTGGCCGGTAAAACCCGAGCTCACACAGATATAAATCGAATTGGAACCCGCGCTCAATTGACTCGCGGAAAGAAAGGAAGTATTATTCTGGTTGGCACTCGCGATCCCGCTCTCGATCACCGTCCCGTCCGAGCAACCGGTCGCATTCTGACGGATAGAATAGCTACCCGTTTGGCTCGATTTCCAAACATAACTGGCCGTGTTAATGGCGCCTGCGTTCACACTGATGTAAAAGGAACTCACCGGAGATACAATCGTCACGTTCGGAACGTTATGATTCACTTGATACGAAGCGGTATTCACCCCTTCCAAATTCCCGGCCATATCCCTGCAACGATACTTGATCGTATACGAACCGTCCCCGTTACCGCCGATGTTCGTCTTCGTCTTGGGGGGATTCGTAATCGTCCCGTTGACCGGTGAATACGTGGGAGAAGTACCGTCGGAAGTATAGGCCAAATTCCCCGGAGCCACGTTATCCGCGCATACGATCGTCACCGTCTGAACCCCACCGTAGGTGCCCGGAGTGGGGGAAATACTGCTGCTAGGCGGAATCGTATCCGTCAAAAGTCGGGCGATGATCGGGTTATCCACCACACCGTTCCCGGTCGAATCAAACCCCTGGTTCGGATAGATCGTAACCGGATTACCGGAACAGTTCATCCCGGTTGTCAACGTGACGGAACCGTCCGAATGATAACACAAATAATAATCCGGAACCCCGTCCCCGTTTACATCCACCGCATACGGATTTACCGAGTTAGCCTGGTACAAAAACAGCAGATTCGGGATTCCGTTACCTTGAGTCGACAACCCCACCGCAGTACCGTTCCCGCTCGGATCCACCACGATGGCCGACACGATAGCGGCCGAACTCCCGTTCAAATTCACGGACTGCCCGGGCAAAAACTGGCTCTTCCCGAACAAAGGAAGGTTCAAAACCCCTCCGGAAGAACCGGAGGACGAACTCCCCAGGAACATCTGCTCCAGAGCCGACAAGATGGAATAATCCTGACCCTTCGTAGGCCCGCACCCAACAGCCAAAAAGCTAGCCAACAAAACGGTCCAAAGACCCCAGCAAGACAAAAAGTAGCCTTTTAGAGTGCGTTCCAACATAATACCAGCCAAACGATCCGTTTCCAAGAATGACAAAGACAAGAATGGAAAAGAAACAATTTGATAAAAACAGATCCTGAAGGGAAAACAAAAATTTGCAACTAAAAAGAGTACAAAATAGGCTGGAAGCGGCGCAATTTTTCAACGTTTTTAATCAAAATGACCCCTTATACCCGATTTTTCTCGACAATGAGGCCGAACTATGTTCGCTTGCCAGAGGACAGAAGACTGACGACAGATGCGCTCGCTTCCAGAGGACTGAAGACTGACGACAGATGCGCTCGCTTCGCTCGCGCTAGACAGAAGCTGCTAGAGGTTGGCAATGCGGCAGAGGTAGAGGAAACAATCTACGGTAACGCAAGAATCTTTCTTTAGAGCGTGGAAACTCGGCTCATCAATGTTCTGTCCTCAGTCCTCTGTCTTCTGCAAGACAGAAGCTGCTCGATGTTGTGAAGGTTATAGAAGTAGAGGAGATATCTACTGTAATGCAGGAATTTTTCTCTAGAGCGTGGAATCTCCGATCACCAATGTTCTGTCCTCTGTCCTCAGTCCTCTGTCCTCTGTCTTCTGACACCTGTCCTCTGCAAGACAGAAAGGCAGGAAACAATAAATCTTATGTTTGTTTCCTGTGTACTTTTTTTAGTGGGAAACTGGAAAAGAGTTTGACCAAAACTTGTCGAAAGGGCACATTCAAACCGACCGTCGGTCTATACCGACGGTCGGTTTGAATGGAGAACTCGAATGATTCCAGCTAAAGTTTCCACAAGAGAAAGAATTCTTAACGAATCCAGAAAGCTATTCTTTGCCAAAGGATACGAAACAACATCGATCCAGGATATTCTCTCCGCACTTGATATCGCGAAGGGTACGTTTTATCACCACTTTCAATCAAAGGAAGAATTATTGGAAGAGATTGCAGTAAAGTTTGCTCAAGAAGCTCACTCTACAATGCAAGCGGAGATCGGGGACCTTGGAAACGAGGGAACAGGATTGGATAAAATTCGGAGAGCCTTGATCGTGACTCATAATTGGAAGAAAGGGAAAGCGGAGGAAATTCGGTTCTTATTGGAATCGCTCTTTTCGGCGGGCAACCTTCAATTGAGAGACAAGATTCATAGAAAATCCGTCGATCTTAGTTTTCCGCTTTTCGTGTCCTTAACGTTGGAAGGCCAACAAGACGGCTCCTTGCAAAGCAAGTTAAGAGCGGACCATTTAACTTCCATCATCTTTGATCTTTCCGATGCGTTAGGAGAAAGAGTCGCTTTCTTCCTTTTAGGAAAGAGCAAAGAGAGCGACGATGAGATATACGAGCTAATGCTTTCGTATCATAAAACGATCGAAGGATTGCTCGGATGTCCGGAAGGCGGATTGGATTATTTCGATCGAAACGAATGGACGGAGTTATCAAAATTATTTAGAAAACCCGAACCAATCGCTGAAAGTTTCTCGGAACCCACTCCATTAGTGGCGAATGCCAGTTAACGTGCCAACGGCAACTCGATTGCCGAGGATAGAATATGCTACTCTATGCTCTTGTTCCTACCCTTCCTAGAATCGATTGGGAAACTCCGATCGATTCCGGAATTGAAGATTATATTAAGCGGTCGTCCGAAATTCGGAAAAGTAGAATGCAGGAATTACTCGATTTTATGCGAACCGAATATCCCGACCTTCGAGAAAGTCTGAAATATAAGATGCCTACTTTTGAAAGGAACGGAAAAAGTATTTCTTTTGCGAACCAGAAGAACTATCTCTCCATTTACTTTCCGGAAGAATCCTATGTTAGAGCGTTCCGTGCAAAAGCTAGCGGTATTGCCAGCGGAAAAACCTGTATCAACTTAAAAGACAAAGATAAGGTTCCGATGGTCTATCTGAAAACCTTACTAAAGAAGGCTCTTGCGGATAAATCGAAACGAAACTGATAGGCGGCTACTCTTTCCTTCTTAAAAGGGAATACGACCTTCGAAGTTGTTCGATCCTCTTCCGGGTCGTATTCCCCAAAACCACTCCCGCCTCTTCACAAGAAAACGGCTTATCGGAATGAAATCCGAGCTCTGCATCGAATCCGGTTTCCCGGATCGCAATTCTTCTTTATAACGGTATGTGTCCTACTAAAAAAGAATGTGACATAATTAACGGCGAATTCTCAGACTCGAATCGCAGAGTTTCTATTCACTTGACCTCTCCCTTCCGCAGAAAAATCTATCCGAACGAAGGCCATGAAGAAGCAGATAAGCGATCGTTACGAACCCGCGAGCGTCGAGCCAAAATGGATTTCCCTCTGGGAAGAACGTAAAAGCTTTTGCCCGAACCAAGCAGTTTCCCCTTCTTTTTCGATCGCAATACC is a window encoding:
- a CDS encoding DUF1566 domain-containing protein, producing MLERTLKGYFLSCWGLWTVLLASFLAVGCGPTKGQDYSILSALEQMFLGSSSSGSSGGVLNLPLFGKSQFLPGQSVNLNGSSAAIVSAIVVDPSGNGTAVGLSTQGNGIPNLLFLYQANSVNPYAVDVNGDGVPDYYLCYHSDGSVTLTTGMNCSGNPVTIYPNQGFDSTGNGVVDNPIIARLLTDTIPPSSSISPTPGTYGGVQTVTIVCADNVAPGNLAYTSDGTSPTYSPVNGTITNPPKTKTNIGGNGDGSYTIKYRCRDMAGNLEGVNTASYQVNHNVPNVTIVSPVSSFYISVNAGAINTASYVWKSSQTGSYSIRQNATGCSDGTVIESGIASANQNNTSFLSASQLSAGSNSIYICVSSGFTGQNSFAITRDDIAPTITASPGAGGYGYDGVSPINVQLNYADNSGIASGYVVAYTMDGSNPGINSLTGAISNGLSYPPANASAIALTSNTTLNFVARDPAGNLSSVGTAVYVIDSSRPNIQVNGFTPANKVLNATSNLGINWQFTGNGASYKVLLGGNQCTASTTTTTVNGNQVSKTTYAGPSGIKYTNSVDCECNNGSAPSGTSSFVSGNVVTSAPTGSDILVGTPVNTTLANLNFTAGKNTVIICVANQKNQPEYGMQTGSQSIPVWKDTMAPKLISATPSGGSTGVNPNSAQLTLVFSEPLDPAHLPNLTVQVFQLSSWVNLDLTNVKYQFLGSSNQPDTLVIQFPWIFFPENALIQWSIASGSIVDAAGLGLASTITQSFLTTTFETANGFAFPVLKTGAGDDTNVTTSVAQNLTTTPPNGLWTNQFSGTDTVVFDSNTLLVWKQTDEGVSKDYISALNQCSSLNLTHSGLGYASLTNWRLPSVQELASISIYSSAIPSIASPSFSGTSASPYWSSTLFAPTVTNAWYVDFQYPDIYFDAIGASHMVRCVSGIPGAGVP
- a CDS encoding TetR/AcrR family transcriptional regulator; the encoded protein is MIPAKVSTRERILNESRKLFFAKGYETTSIQDILSALDIAKGTFYHHFQSKEELLEEIAVKFAQEAHSTMQAEIGDLGNEGTGLDKIRRALIVTHNWKKGKAEEIRFLLESLFSAGNLQLRDKIHRKSVDLSFPLFVSLTLEGQQDGSLQSKLRADHLTSIIFDLSDALGERVAFFLLGKSKESDDEIYELMLSYHKTIEGLLGCPEGGLDYFDRNEWTELSKLFRKPEPIAESFSEPTPLVANAS
- a CDS encoding iron chaperone produces the protein MLLYALVPTLPRIDWETPIDSGIEDYIKRSSEIRKSRMQELLDFMRTEYPDLRESLKYKMPTFERNGKSISFANQKNYLSIYFPEESYVRAFRAKASGIASGKTCINLKDKDKVPMVYLKTLLKKALADKSKRN